From Scleropages formosus chromosome 1, fSclFor1.1, whole genome shotgun sequence, a single genomic window includes:
- the LOC108929248 gene encoding zinc finger protein 39-like has protein sequence MSSLLQQQEEFFFQGCIPVNIIFISEDESSDETTGNLTEWKPVYCSNCNTASHMTEPLPDHGVTQQSVKTEDNKDSVKRMWQKYTCKQCRYTTEKSYNFTCHLRTHTGEKPYRCPMCSRSFRTRSHLNRHCRTCVYTDTKEVGNPVSQLQKSESEESTLPNSIVHSPLKLNYICQKCPYSTCNSYNFNCHLRTHTGEKPYKCLMCSLSFRTRSHLNRHGLKCTYTDIGSLTSKLHKCERCKYATTSSYNLRIHKRIHTDERPYKCITCKAEFRTQSHLHRHERSHLKKKN, from the exons ATGAGTTCTCTGCTTCAGCAGCAAGAAGAGTTCTTCTTTCAGG GTTGTATACCTGTGAACATTATATTTATAAGTGAAGATGAGTCTTCAGATGAGACGACAG GGAACCTCACTGAATGGAAGCCTGTCTACTGCTCAAACTGTAACACCGCTTCCCATATGACTGAACCGTTGCCTGACCATGGAGTGACCCAGCAATCGGTGAAGACTGAAGACAATAAGGACAGTGTGAAGCGTATGTGGCAGAAGTACACTTGCAAGCAGTGCCGCTATACCACAGAAAAATCCTATAATTTTACATGCCATTTAAGAACTCATACAGGTGAAAAGCCGTACAGGTGCCCCATGTGCAGCAGGAGCTTTCGTACTAGGAGTCATCTCAATCGTCACTGTCGAACATGCGTATACACTGACACAAAAGAAGTCGGAAATCCTGTTTCTCAGTTGCAGAAGAGTGAGTCTGAGGAATCCACTCTTCCTAACTCCATAGTACATTCTCCACTCAAGTTGAATTATATCTGCCAAAAGTGCCCGTATTCTACTTGTAATTCTTATAATTTTAATTGCCATTTAAGAACTCACACGGGCGAGAAGCCATACAAGTGTCTAATGTGCAGCTTGTCTTTTCGAACCCGGAGCCATCTCAATCGACACGGTCTAAAGTGCACCTACACAGACATCGGTAGTCTTACTTCGAAGTTGCATAAGTGTGAGCGTTGTAAGTACGCCACCACTTCTTCGTACAACTTGAGGATACACAAGCGAATCCACACAGATGAGCGACCGTATAAGTGTATCACATGTAAAGCTGAGTTCCGCACACAAAGCCACCTTCATCGACATGAACGAAGccatctgaagaaaaaaaactag
- the opn8a gene encoding opsin 8, group member a: protein MLHQASFIFRKKSKHTVQRIIPEIIMEDKFTSKLSPALDYGAGMFLIIVAVLSVLGNAAVIATAAKRLPFLKASELLTVNLALTDIGMTVSMYPLSIVSAFNHAWVGGDPACIYYGLMGFFFSVASIMTLTVMGVVRYLVTGTPHHSGSKFKKRTISAVILFIWLYAMLWAVLPVLGWGDYGPEPFGLACSVDWAGYRHSLSGSTFIIAISILCTFIPCLLIMLSYSGIAWKLHKAYQAIRNGEHLQKSGSVEKKLTLMAVMVSFGFMVTWTPYVLVSYWTMFHSAGRESIAPVVSLLPCLFAKCSTAYNPFIYYIFRRSFRREVKQLACCCDISHNSLSARSSAANYFARHKRNTKGVPLVKMRGATLQKHQDGEIISSF from the exons ATGTTGCATCAAGCCAGTTTCATCTTCCGCAAGAAATCTAAGCACACCGTACAACGGATAATACCCGAAATAATAATGGAAGATAAATTCACGTCTAAATTATCTCCAGCCCTTGATTATGGAGCAGGAATGTTTCTTATAATTGTGG CTGTCCTGTCTGTCCTGGGAAACGCAGCAGTTATAGCCACTGCTGCCAAGCGGCTACCTTTTCTGAAAGCTTCAGAGCTGCTTACAGTCAACTTGGCCTTGACTGACATCGGCATGACTGTCAGCATGTACCCGCTGTCCATCGTCTCAGCCTTTAACCACGCCTGGGTCGGAGGTGATCCAGCGTGTATCTACTATGGCTTGATGGGCTTCTTTTTCAGCGTGGCCAGTATTATGACACTTACAGTCATGGGTGTGGTGAGGTATCTGGTCACAGGAACCCCTCATCATTCAG gCAGCAAGTTTAAGAAGAGGACCATTTCTGCagtgattttattcatttggttgTACGCCATGCTTTGGGCTGTACTTCCGGTGCTGGGATGGGGAGATTATGGACCAGAACCATTTGGACTGGCCTGCTCTGTTGACTGGGCTGGGTATCGACACTCGCTGAGTGGATCTACATTCATTATCGCCATTTCCATCCTCTGTACATTCATTCCTTGCTTGCTCATCATGTTGTCCTACAGTGGTATTGCATGGAAACTCCACAAAGCTTACCAAGCTATTCGGAACGGTGAACACCTTCAAAAATCTGGAAGCGTTGAAAAGAAGTTAACACTG ATGGCTGTCATGGTAAGCTTTGGCTTCATGGTCACCTGGACACCCTACGTGCTCGTGAGCTACTGGACCATGTTCCACTCCGCAGGCAGAGAAAGCATAGCGCCTGTAGTGAGCTTGCTGCCGTGTCTCTTTGCCAAATGTTCCACAGCCTACAACCCCTTCATATACTACATCTTCAGAAGATCTTTCAGGAGGGAGGTCAAACAGCTTGCGTGCTGCTGCGACATCTCGCATAACTCTCTGTCTGCAAGGAGCTCCGCTGCAAACTACTTTGCGAGACACAAACGGAATACAAAAGGTGTCCCTCTGGTTAAGATGAGAGGTGCAACTTTGCAAAAACATCAAGATGGAGAAATTATAAGTTCCTTCTAA